One window of the Primulina eburnea isolate SZY01 chromosome 18, ASM2296580v1, whole genome shotgun sequence genome contains the following:
- the LOC140819190 gene encoding uncharacterized protein, whose protein sequence is MNSEEAEKETDTTFITGKIFILGVATYALLDSGATHSFISETFIKRLKIIPEDLGLGFKVSILSGDQMVTTSIVKNLELRLQNDVVRADFIVLLVPEFDIILRMDWLSMNGAPIDFGRSQYLFDSPAENLLY, encoded by the exons ATGAATTCCGAGGAAGCTGAAAAAGAGACAGACACAACTTTTATCACTG gaaaaatattcattttaggTGTAGCTACATATGCATTGCTtgattcaggagctacacacTCATTTATATCTGAGACATTCATCAAGCGACTAAAGATTATACCTGAAGATTTGGGATTGGGCTTTAAAGTTTCCATTCTTTCTGGTGATCAAATGGTTACTACGAGTATTGtgaagaatctggagcttcgtttgcAAAATGATGTGGTTCGAGCAGATTTTATTGTACTCCTGGTGCCTGAATTCGACATCATTCTtcgcatggattggctatctaTGAATGGAGCTCCAATAGATTTCGGCAGAAGTCAGTATCTATTCGACAGTCCAGCGGAAAATCTTTTGTACTAG